A window from Sphingomonas bisphenolicum encodes these proteins:
- a CDS encoding DUF983 domain-containing protein, producing the protein MPKRRDCALPETLGAAALRGLRGRCPRCGDARLFHRFLKPVAVCARCGQDWSHQRADDFPAYVAIIVTGHLMAPLIIALARDFALSVTAMMAIIVPLALVLLLGLLQPAKGAIIALQWWWGMHGFVRERPEPSAKSGDGLP; encoded by the coding sequence ATGCCAAAACGGAGAGACTGCGCTCTGCCCGAAACGCTGGGTGCCGCCGCGCTGCGGGGCCTGCGCGGCCGCTGTCCGCGCTGCGGCGACGCGCGGTTATTCCACCGGTTTCTTAAACCTGTGGCCGTCTGCGCACGCTGCGGCCAGGACTGGAGCCATCAACGCGCGGACGACTTCCCGGCCTATGTGGCGATCATCGTGACCGGTCACCTCATGGCGCCCCTCATCATCGCGCTGGCCCGCGATTTCGCGCTCTCGGTCACCGCCATGATGGCAATCATCGTACCGCTGGCGCTTGTTCTGCTCCTTGGCCTGTTGCAGCCCGCCAAAGGCGCGATCATCGCGTTGCAATGGTGGTGGGGCATGCATGGGTTCGTAAGGGAGCGTCCTGAACCGTCCGCCAAGTCCGGGGATGGCCTGCCTTGA
- a CDS encoding glutathione S-transferase family protein — protein sequence MITVWGGQTSRSIRVVWLLEEMGLPYRIRQVDMLAPERDPEFLVVNPADYIPAIQDGDVVMVESIAIMAYLMARYGPTPLAPDPHDPNFAAYQQFLHLGEAGLATLLMPVVVSRFLAPEAERKNWGATWCLGAFQKRLKLVNQRLASSPYLAGEEFTAADISVSYALNLGQRNCGITLGEAEQAYLARTTGRDAYKRAMMRSHDGINA from the coding sequence ATGATTACCGTGTGGGGTGGACAGACATCGCGATCGATCCGGGTCGTCTGGCTGCTCGAAGAGATGGGCCTTCCTTACCGCATCCGGCAGGTTGACATGCTGGCCCCCGAGCGGGATCCCGAGTTCCTCGTGGTCAATCCGGCCGATTACATCCCGGCGATCCAGGACGGCGACGTCGTCATGGTCGAGTCAATCGCGATCATGGCGTATCTCATGGCCCGCTACGGGCCGACGCCGCTCGCGCCAGATCCGCACGATCCGAATTTCGCCGCCTATCAGCAGTTTCTACACCTGGGCGAGGCCGGCCTCGCTACCTTGTTGATGCCCGTCGTCGTCAGCCGCTTCCTGGCGCCCGAGGCCGAACGCAAGAACTGGGGTGCGACGTGGTGCCTAGGGGCGTTCCAGAAGCGGCTGAAGCTGGTCAACCAACGCCTAGCGAGTTCACCTTATCTCGCGGGCGAGGAGTTTACTGCTGCCGACATCTCGGTGAGCTACGCGCTGAACCTGGGCCAACGCAATTGTGGCATCACGCTGGGCGAAGCCGAACAAGCTTACCTGGCTCGCACCACCGGCCGCGATGCCTACAAACGCGCCATGATGCGTTCACACGACGGTATTAACGCGTAG
- a CDS encoding hybrid sensor histidine kinase/response regulator: MTSANPLPNCLLVDDLEENLLALEALLGDQGVSILKARSGEEALELLLQHDVALALLDVQMPGMDGFELAEFMRASERARDVPIIFLTAGSADQQRRFRGYEAGAVDFLQKPIEADILRSKARIFFDLYRQRQKIGAQRDALEELTGVLQTADRRKNEFLAVLAHELRNPIMAMGAGLHLMERRPDPETATMVRGQMSKYVRHLGSLVEDLLDIARIDQGKIALKKEHLLLQDLLTFAVEGSRHHIDAASHELIQDVAPEPIWLEADHARLAQVVGNLLTNAAKYTPAGGEIRLSARREEDQVRIEVADTGVGIPAEMQARIFDLFAQIDGSNQRTQEGLGIGLALVKQLVELHGGTIMLKCSAPGEGSVFEVSLPL; the protein is encoded by the coding sequence ATGACGAGTGCGAACCCTCTGCCCAACTGCCTTCTGGTCGACGACCTGGAAGAAAATCTTCTGGCGCTCGAGGCGCTGCTGGGCGACCAGGGTGTGTCGATCCTCAAGGCCCGATCCGGGGAGGAGGCGCTCGAGCTTCTCCTCCAGCATGATGTGGCGCTCGCCCTGCTCGACGTACAGATGCCCGGCATGGACGGCTTCGAGCTTGCCGAATTCATGCGCGCAAGCGAGCGGGCGCGCGATGTTCCGATCATCTTCCTGACGGCCGGCAGCGCCGACCAGCAACGCCGCTTCCGGGGCTATGAGGCGGGGGCGGTGGACTTTCTCCAGAAGCCGATCGAGGCCGATATCCTTCGCTCCAAGGCCCGGATTTTCTTCGACCTCTATCGTCAGCGCCAGAAGATCGGGGCGCAGCGTGATGCGCTTGAGGAGCTGACCGGCGTGCTGCAGACCGCAGATCGCCGCAAGAATGAGTTTCTGGCGGTTCTCGCCCATGAATTGCGCAATCCCATCATGGCGATGGGGGCGGGGCTGCACCTGATGGAACGCAGGCCCGATCCCGAGACAGCCACGATGGTGCGCGGGCAAATGAGCAAATATGTGCGGCATCTCGGCAGCCTGGTCGAGGACCTGCTCGACATCGCACGCATCGACCAAGGCAAGATCGCGCTCAAGAAGGAGCATCTTTTGCTCCAGGATCTGCTGACATTTGCCGTCGAAGGATCACGCCATCATATCGATGCGGCCAGCCATGAGCTGATCCAGGATGTCGCGCCTGAGCCGATCTGGCTGGAGGCCGATCATGCCCGGCTTGCGCAGGTCGTCGGCAATCTCCTCACCAACGCCGCCAAATACACGCCTGCGGGCGGAGAAATTCGCCTCTCCGCGAGGCGCGAGGAGGATCAGGTCCGCATCGAGGTTGCTGATACGGGCGTCGGTATCCCGGCCGAGATGCAGGCCCGGATCTTCGATCTGTTTGCCCAGATCGACGGGTCCAACCAGCGCACGCAGGAAGGACTTGGGATCGGGCTGGCGCTCGTCAAGCAGCTGGTCGAGCTGCACGGCGGCACGATCATGCTCAAGTGCAGCGCGCCAGGGGAGGGGAGTGTCTTCGAGGTCTCTCTGCCGCTTTGA
- a CDS encoding chemotaxis protein CheB, with protein MSRDPIRAVVIGASAGAVQVLLEILPALPPTFPVPIFIVVHIPPDRTNALTALFADRCRLTVKEAEDKESPVPGTVYFAPADYHLLIEQDGRVALAMDEPVHHSRPAIDVLFETAADAFGPDLVGIVLTGANEDGAAGLRAVGEAGGLTLVEEPTSASSSTMPAAALAAWPQARAQDVRGILAYLQTLVAP; from the coding sequence ATGAGCCGCGATCCGATCAGGGCGGTCGTCATCGGCGCCTCGGCCGGGGCGGTGCAGGTGCTGCTGGAAATCCTGCCCGCGCTCCCGCCGACTTTTCCGGTCCCGATCTTTATCGTCGTGCATATCCCGCCAGATCGCACCAACGCCCTGACTGCCCTTTTCGCGGATCGCTGCCGGCTGACGGTCAAGGAGGCGGAAGACAAGGAGAGCCCCGTTCCAGGCACGGTCTATTTCGCGCCGGCCGACTATCATCTGCTCATCGAACAGGATGGGCGCGTCGCGCTGGCGATGGACGAGCCGGTTCATCATTCTCGGCCAGCGATCGACGTCCTCTTCGAGACCGCAGCCGACGCCTTCGGCCCCGATCTCGTCGGTATCGTGCTGACCGGTGCCAACGAGGATGGCGCCGCGGGCCTGCGAGCCGTCGGGGAGGCGGGCGGTCTGACCCTTGTCGAAGAACCGACGAGTGCCTCGAGTTCCACCATGCCGGCCGCCGCGCTTGCGGCGTGGCCCCAAGCGCGGGCTCAGGATGTGCGCGGCATCCTCGCTTACCTTCAGACCTTGGTGGCACCATGA
- a CDS encoding CheR family methyltransferase, producing MTGSLEDLEIGLLLEALYQRYHYDFRPYARASIKRRLVQARSQLGFASFSAMQESLLHDEQTLPRLLNYLTVQVSEMFRDPAYYKALRERVIPHLRTYPSLKVWVAGCSNGEELYSLSILFREEGLGARTIFYATDINPDALRAAQAGIYPLDQMQKYTANHQKSGARSSLSDYYTADYGHAVFDKTLRSQVVFSDHSLVTDAVFAEMHLISCRNVLIYFDRELQDRAIGLFRDSLARKGFLGLGSKESLRFSRHAAAFANFNTPEKIYQKVEG from the coding sequence GTGACAGGCAGCCTCGAGGATTTGGAGATCGGCCTCCTGCTGGAGGCGCTCTACCAGCGCTATCATTATGATTTTCGCCCCTATGCGCGCGCCTCGATCAAGCGGCGCCTGGTGCAGGCGCGGAGCCAGTTGGGCTTTGCGAGTTTTTCGGCGATGCAGGAAAGCCTGCTCCATGATGAACAGACGCTACCGCGCCTGCTCAATTACCTCACCGTCCAGGTCAGCGAGATGTTTCGCGACCCGGCCTATTATAAGGCGCTGCGCGAACGCGTCATCCCGCACCTTAGGACCTATCCCTCGCTCAAGGTCTGGGTGGCGGGCTGCAGCAATGGCGAGGAGCTCTATTCGCTTTCCATCCTCTTCCGCGAGGAGGGGCTCGGCGCGCGGACGATCTTCTATGCTACCGATATCAATCCCGATGCCTTACGGGCGGCGCAGGCGGGGATCTATCCACTCGACCAGATGCAGAAATATACGGCCAATCACCAGAAGTCGGGCGCGCGCTCGTCGCTGTCGGACTATTATACGGCTGATTACGGGCATGCCGTGTTCGACAAGACGCTCAGGAGCCAGGTCGTCTTTTCCGACCATAGCCTGGTGACCGACGCGGTGTTCGCCGAGATGCATCTCATCTCGTGCCGCAACGTGCTCATCTATTTCGATCGCGAACTCCAGGATCGCGCCATCGGACTGTTCCGCGATTCCCTCGCCCGCAAGGGATTTCTGGGGCTCGGCTCGAAGGAGAGCCTGCGCTTTTCCCGGCACGCGGCGGCCTTCGCCAATTTCAACACCCCAGAGAAAATCTATCAGAAGGTGGAAGGATGA
- a CDS encoding response regulator translates to MLESKSTVVGTPQRQNNGLIVGLVLGLAFFLISTWLAYSNIQALRDADKAIRHTHEVLIALDDVLSTAKDAETGQRGYLLTGTNAYLEPYRTAVAALPARLAALKTLTADNPVQQASLGPLNRHIDAKLAELRETIELRRAQGLTAAMGIVTSDRGKGEMDAIRAQLDGMAREEVRLREERMGDMADAARAAITSGVVSGLLGSALTIAIFVLLLRNGRARARQEWLQSGEVGLSEAMRGDKSVEQLGEDILAFLAEHTGLSGGALFKGESGHFRRAAVVGVPADANMPSSFNLKEGLLGKVAVDGKALVLEDVPEGYLTIGSAFGRDKPRHLVIVPAKADTQVNAVLELGFFKPVDPLVLDLLERVSPAIGIALRSARFRARLQDALEETQRQAGELQAQSEELRVSNEELEEQGRALRESQVRLEQQQVELEQTNSQLEEQAQTLETQRDELERAGAALGAKAHELEQASQYKSDFLANMSHELRTPLNSLLILSKLLGDNPQGNLSDEQIKYANTIESSGNDLLTLINDILDLSKIEAGHIEIRPETVALQRLTGDLRRTFDPLAEKKGLGFDISLSDDCARTIESDRMRLEQILKNLLSNAFKFTERGQVSLAIERVDDASIRFAVRDTGIGISPEQQASIFEAFHQADATISRKFGGTGLGLSISRELARLLGARIALESRPGEGSTFTLTIPLAYETVAQPTRRRFDPGPAPVAAAPAIPLRPAPAPSAWSLEDDRASLTEGNRVLLVIEDDAVFAQIVCELSRELGFQCVIAGNAEDAIKHAHEFKPSAIVLDLGLPDQSGLTVLDRLKHDDETRHIPIHVISAADQSQTALSLGAVGYHIKPVKREELAQVLEGLQAKLSSRMRRVLIVEDDAVQRDAVGKLLGSEDVETIGVGTAAECLEQLRRETFDCMVLDLTLPDTSGFDLLETLSQEGDHGFPPVIVYTGHDLSADDEQRLRRYSSSIIIKGAKSPERLLDEVSLFLHQVVSELPPERRRMIEKARHRDAALEGRRILIVEDDVRNVYSLSSVLEPRGAIVQIARNGQEAIDALAQAGDDPKKAVDLVLMDVMMPVMDGLTATRAIRADARWAKLPIVMLTAQAMPDDQQRCLEAGANDYMAKPIDVDKLLSLVRVWMPR, encoded by the coding sequence ATGTTGGAGAGTAAGAGCACGGTCGTTGGCACGCCGCAGCGGCAGAATAACGGGCTCATTGTCGGTCTGGTCTTGGGGCTGGCCTTCTTCCTGATCAGTACATGGCTTGCCTATTCGAATATCCAGGCGCTGCGCGACGCCGACAAGGCCATTCGCCATACCCACGAAGTGCTGATCGCTCTCGACGATGTTCTTTCCACCGCCAAAGACGCGGAGACGGGCCAGCGCGGCTATCTGCTGACCGGAACCAACGCCTATCTCGAGCCCTATCGGACCGCAGTTGCCGCCTTGCCCGCGCGGCTCGCGGCGCTGAAGACGCTGACCGCCGACAATCCGGTGCAGCAAGCGAGCCTGGGACCGCTCAACCGCCATATCGATGCCAAGCTGGCTGAACTGCGAGAGACGATCGAGTTGCGGCGCGCTCAGGGTCTGACCGCCGCCATGGGGATCGTGACAAGCGACCGCGGCAAGGGCGAGATGGACGCTATCCGCGCCCAGCTTGATGGCATGGCCCGCGAGGAGGTGCGGCTGCGGGAAGAGCGTATGGGCGACATGGCCGATGCGGCGCGTGCCGCCATCACCAGCGGCGTTGTTTCGGGCCTTCTGGGTTCCGCCCTCACCATTGCTATCTTCGTGCTGCTACTCCGAAATGGACGGGCGCGCGCACGGCAGGAATGGCTGCAGTCTGGCGAAGTCGGCCTCTCCGAGGCGATGCGCGGGGACAAGTCCGTCGAACAGCTTGGCGAGGACATATTGGCGTTCCTGGCCGAGCATACCGGCCTTTCGGGGGGCGCCCTGTTCAAGGGCGAAAGCGGCCACTTCCGGCGGGCGGCCGTGGTCGGGGTTCCGGCCGACGCCAATATGCCCTCCTCCTTCAACCTCAAGGAGGGCTTGCTGGGCAAGGTGGCGGTCGACGGGAAGGCGCTGGTCCTGGAAGACGTGCCGGAGGGCTATCTGACGATCGGCTCGGCTTTCGGTCGCGACAAGCCGCGCCATCTGGTCATCGTGCCGGCCAAGGCGGACACCCAGGTCAATGCGGTGCTGGAGCTTGGCTTCTTCAAGCCGGTCGATCCCTTGGTGCTCGATCTCCTGGAGCGTGTCTCGCCGGCGATCGGCATTGCCCTGCGCTCGGCGCGCTTCCGGGCCCGGCTCCAGGATGCGCTCGAGGAAACGCAGCGCCAGGCCGGCGAGCTTCAGGCCCAGAGCGAGGAACTGCGCGTCTCCAACGAAGAGCTCGAAGAGCAGGGCCGGGCGCTACGGGAATCCCAGGTTCGTTTGGAACAGCAGCAGGTCGAACTCGAACAGACCAACAGCCAGCTTGAAGAACAGGCACAGACGCTGGAAACCCAGCGGGACGAACTGGAGCGAGCCGGCGCGGCGCTGGGCGCCAAGGCACATGAACTTGAGCAAGCCAGCCAGTATAAGTCGGACTTCCTGGCAAACATGAGCCACGAACTGCGCACACCGCTCAATTCGCTGCTGATCCTCTCCAAGCTGCTGGGAGACAATCCGCAGGGCAATCTCTCCGACGAGCAGATCAAATATGCCAATACGATCGAGTCGTCTGGCAATGACCTGCTGACCCTCATCAACGACATTCTCGATCTCTCCAAGATCGAGGCCGGGCACATCGAGATCCGTCCCGAGACCGTCGCGCTGCAGCGGCTGACGGGCGACCTGCGGCGGACCTTCGACCCGCTTGCCGAGAAGAAGGGCCTTGGTTTCGACATCAGCCTTTCCGATGACTGTGCCCGCACGATCGAGAGCGACCGGATGCGGCTCGAGCAGATCCTCAAGAATCTCCTGTCCAATGCCTTCAAGTTCACCGAGCGCGGACAGGTGAGCCTTGCCATTGAGCGCGTGGATGATGCGTCCATTCGCTTCGCCGTCCGCGACACGGGCATCGGCATTTCGCCCGAGCAGCAGGCCTCGATCTTCGAGGCCTTCCACCAGGCCGACGCGACGATCAGCCGGAAATTCGGCGGGACGGGCCTTGGCCTTTCCATCTCTCGCGAGCTTGCGCGCCTGCTCGGCGCCCGGATTGCGCTGGAGAGCCGCCCTGGCGAAGGCAGCACCTTCACGCTCACCATTCCACTGGCCTATGAGACCGTCGCCCAGCCGACCCGGCGGCGTTTTGACCCGGGTCCCGCGCCCGTCGCGGCGGCGCCCGCCATCCCCCTGCGTCCGGCGCCCGCGCCATCGGCATGGAGCCTGGAAGACGACCGCGCGAGCCTGACCGAGGGCAACCGGGTCCTGCTCGTCATCGAAGATGATGCGGTGTTCGCACAGATCGTCTGCGAGCTTTCGCGCGAACTCGGCTTCCAGTGCGTCATCGCCGGCAATGCGGAAGACGCGATCAAACATGCTCACGAGTTCAAGCCGAGCGCGATCGTTCTCGACCTGGGTCTGCCGGACCAGTCCGGGCTTACCGTCCTTGACCGGCTGAAGCATGACGATGAAACGCGCCATATTCCGATCCATGTAATTTCGGCGGCCGATCAGAGCCAGACCGCCCTGTCGCTCGGCGCGGTCGGCTACCACATCAAGCCGGTCAAGCGCGAAGAGCTCGCCCAGGTGCTCGAGGGCCTGCAGGCGAAGCTCTCCTCGCGCATGCGCCGGGTCCTCATCGTGGAGGACGATGCGGTCCAGCGCGACGCGGTGGGCAAGCTTTTGGGCTCGGAGGATGTCGAGACGATCGGCGTGGGCACGGCTGCCGAATGCCTGGAACAGCTGCGGCGCGAGACGTTCGATTGCATGGTGCTCGACCTGACCCTGCCGGATACCTCTGGGTTCGATCTTTTGGAAACACTCAGCCAGGAGGGAGATCACGGCTTCCCGCCGGTCATCGTCTACACCGGGCACGACCTGTCCGCCGACGACGAGCAGCGGCTCCGGCGCTATTCGAGCTCGATCATCATCAAGGGCGCAAAATCCCCTGAGCGGTTGCTCGACGAGGTGTCCCTGTTCCTCCACCAGGTCGTCTCCGAGCTGCCGCCCGAGCGGCGGCGCATGATCGAGAAGGCGCGTCACCGCGACGCCGCGCTCGAAGGTCGGCGCATCCTCATCGTCGAGGACGACGTGCGCAACGTCTATTCCCTGTCGAGCGTGCTCGAGCCGCGCGGCGCGATCGTTCAGATCGCCCGCAACGGGCAGGAGGCGATCGATGCGCTCGCCCAGGCCGGCGACGATCCGAAAAAGGCCGTCGACCTTGTGCTCATGGACGTCATGATGCCGGTCATGGACGGGCTGACCGCGACGCGTGCGATCCGGGCCGATGCGCGCTGGGCCAAGCTGCCGATCGTGATGCTGACGGCTCAGGCCATGCCGGACGATCAGCAGCGCTGCCTGGAAGCGGGCGCCAACGACTATATGGCCAAGCCCATCGACGTCGACAAACTCCTGTCGCTGGTGCGCGTCTGGATGCCCCGATGA
- a CDS encoding DUF167 domain-containing protein yields MSLIKLPSGPSPKAKRLCAAMARPKVSWPPRADILALVDGAGRLSIRVTPNASADAIILPTGEGILQVRATATPEGGKANEAVLRLLAAALGEPVSELELLRGSTGRNKIVRVVKPRAEPLTAARSKLAKSFHRQEKRV; encoded by the coding sequence ATGTCCTTGATCAAGCTGCCTTCGGGCCCATCCCCAAAAGCGAAACGGCTTTGTGCGGCCATGGCGCGGCCTAAAGTGTCCTGGCCGCCTAGGGCGGATATTCTGGCTCTCGTCGATGGTGCGGGTCGGCTTTCCATTCGCGTGACGCCCAATGCCTCCGCCGATGCCATCATCCTGCCGACCGGAGAGGGCATCTTGCAGGTCCGGGCGACAGCGACGCCTGAAGGTGGCAAGGCCAACGAGGCCGTGCTCAGGCTTTTGGCAGCAGCGCTCGGTGAACCAGTTTCTGAACTTGAATTGCTGCGCGGATCGACGGGCCGAAACAAGATCGTCCGGGTGGTCAAGCCTCGCGCGGAGCCGCTGACGGCCGCACGGAGTAAACTCGCCAAATCCTTTCACAGGCAGGAAAAAAGGGTATGA
- the htpG gene encoding molecular chaperone HtpG: MSTITDASPDTRSFEADVAKLLHLMVHSVYSDKDVFLRELVSNAADACEKLRYEAIAAPALLGDDPQPRIAITLDPDARQLTIEDNGIGMTQAEMAEALGTIARSGTKAFMEQIAAKQDGEGGQLIGQFGVGFYSAFMVADKVDVLSRRAGEEGAGLWTSDGLGTYSIGDADPAEAPARGTRVILHLKEDAADYTRRFSVEPKIKAQSGHVPVPIVLKDKPDAEPAQIADGAALWTRPKSEISEEDYTDFYRTNAGQFDTPALTLHYRAEGVHEYNVLAFVPEMRPFDLFDPDRAGRMKLYVRRVFITSEAQILPRYLRFVRGLVDSQDLPLNVSREMIQESPVLAAIQKGVSNRVLSELEKLSNSDGDKYLKIWENFGSVLKEGLYEDYARRETLLGLARFKTSTSNNEWRSLKDYAAGLKENQTAIYYAVGSDIERLASSPQLEGFRARGIEVLLLTDQIDGFWVTGAPDFEGKPFKSVTQGMSDLGLIPLADGEQPPAETSDEVAGFIDFVKATLGDVVSDVRASERLTDSPVCLVAPEHGMDRQMERLLAGAGQLAQVSKPVLEINPRHALVTRLSAVSAEQADLREDAAHLLFDEARIADGELPLDPRAFSERLGRVLLRGSGPI, encoded by the coding sequence ATGAGCACGATTACCGACGCTTCCCCCGACACGCGGTCCTTTGAAGCCGATGTCGCCAAGCTGCTGCATCTCATGGTGCATTCCGTCTATTCGGACAAGGATGTCTTCCTTCGCGAACTGGTGTCCAATGCCGCCGACGCCTGCGAAAAGCTGCGTTACGAAGCAATAGCGGCGCCGGCACTGCTGGGAGACGACCCTCAGCCTCGGATCGCGATCACGCTCGATCCCGATGCGCGCCAGTTGACCATCGAGGACAATGGCATTGGCATGACCCAGGCCGAAATGGCCGAGGCGCTCGGCACGATCGCCCGTTCGGGCACCAAGGCCTTCATGGAACAGATCGCCGCCAAGCAGGATGGCGAGGGCGGCCAGCTCATCGGGCAGTTCGGCGTCGGCTTTTATTCCGCCTTCATGGTTGCCGACAAGGTCGATGTGCTGTCGCGCCGCGCTGGCGAAGAGGGTGCGGGCCTGTGGACGTCCGATGGTTTGGGCACCTACTCGATCGGGGATGCTGATCCGGCCGAGGCTCCGGCGCGCGGAACGCGCGTCATTCTTCATCTCAAGGAAGATGCGGCCGACTATACCCGGCGCTTCAGCGTGGAGCCCAAGATCAAGGCGCAGTCGGGCCATGTCCCGGTGCCGATCGTCCTCAAGGACAAGCCCGACGCGGAGCCGGCGCAGATTGCCGATGGCGCGGCGCTGTGGACGCGGCCCAAGTCCGAGATCAGCGAGGAGGACTATACCGACTTCTATAGGACCAACGCCGGGCAGTTCGACACGCCGGCACTGACGCTGCACTACCGCGCCGAGGGCGTGCACGAATATAATGTGCTCGCTTTCGTGCCTGAGATGCGGCCCTTCGACCTGTTCGACCCCGATCGGGCGGGGCGGATGAAGCTCTATGTCCGCCGGGTGTTCATCACAAGCGAGGCGCAGATCCTGCCACGCTACCTGCGTTTTGTGCGCGGACTGGTCGACTCGCAGGACCTGCCGCTCAACGTCTCGCGCGAGATGATTCAGGAGAGCCCGGTTCTGGCCGCCATCCAGAAGGGTGTGTCCAACCGCGTGCTGAGCGAACTGGAAAAGCTCTCGAACAGCGATGGCGATAAATACCTCAAGATCTGGGAGAATTTCGGGTCCGTCCTGAAGGAGGGTCTCTACGAGGATTACGCCCGGCGCGAGACACTGCTGGGGCTCGCCCGCTTCAAGACCAGCACGTCGAACAATGAATGGCGTTCGCTCAAGGACTATGCTGCCGGACTGAAAGAGAACCAGACCGCCATCTATTATGCGGTGGGGTCCGACATCGAGCGGCTCGCCTCCTCGCCCCAGCTCGAAGGCTTCCGCGCGCGCGGCATCGAAGTGCTCCTGCTGACCGATCAGATCGACGGCTTCTGGGTGACTGGAGCGCCGGATTTCGAAGGCAAGCCGTTCAAGTCGGTGACACAGGGCATGTCGGATCTGGGTCTCATACCCCTCGCCGATGGCGAGCAACCGCCGGCGGAAACGTCGGACGAGGTCGCCGGCTTCATCGACTTCGTCAAGGCGACGCTGGGCGATGTCGTATCCGATGTCCGCGCGTCGGAACGGCTGACCGACAGCCCTGTCTGCCTGGTCGCGCCCGAACATGGTATGGACCGGCAGATGGAGCGGCTCCTGGCGGGCGCCGGGCAGCTTGCGCAGGTGAGCAAGCCGGTCCTCGAGATCAATCCCCGGCACGCGCTCGTCACCAGGCTCAGCGCGGTAAGTGCAGAGCAGGCCGACTTGCGCGAGGATGCAGCGCATCTGCTGTTCGACGAGGCCCGCATCGCCGACGGTGAACTGCCGCTCGATCCGCGAGCCTTTTCTGAAAGGCTTGGCCGGGTCCTGCTGCGCGGCAGCGGCCCGATCTGA
- a CDS encoding Lrp/AsnC family transcriptional regulator produces MAGEIRHCVTEYVIYGDEVVETVDIDQFDRRIIAIVRRNTLTPARAIAAEVGLSESAVLRRLRRLRAEGVIVADVALIDPARLASAITIHVLVELNQSGLHREQAFAEKLGRYPEVIGAWNVTGRTDFLLMVSVPSIEAYQHFSDEVLASDENVRDFETLVSLREIVHLNPLRASLPL; encoded by the coding sequence ATGGCTGGCGAAATTCGCCATTGTGTGACGGAATACGTCATTTATGGAGATGAAGTGGTGGAAACGGTCGATATCGATCAGTTCGACCGGCGAATCATCGCGATCGTTCGGCGCAACACCCTCACGCCCGCGCGCGCCATAGCCGCTGAAGTCGGCCTGTCGGAAAGCGCGGTACTGCGGCGCCTGCGCCGGTTGCGAGCCGAGGGTGTGATCGTCGCGGACGTCGCGCTGATCGACCCGGCGCGCCTTGCCAGCGCGATCACGATCCACGTTCTGGTAGAATTGAACCAATCAGGACTGCACCGGGAGCAGGCTTTTGCGGAGAAGCTGGGCCGCTATCCAGAAGTGATCGGCGCGTGGAACGTCACCGGCCGCACCGATTTCCTGCTGATGGTCAGTGTTCCCTCGATCGAGGCGTACCAGCATTTTTCCGATGAAGTGCTGGCCTCCGATGAGAACGTCCGCGACTTCGAGACGCTGGTGAGCCTGCGCGAGATCGTGCACCTGAACCCGCTGCGGGCAAGCCTTCCGCTTTGA
- a CDS encoding EamA family transporter produces MTTLSVSARPPSTLLLRAAPYAALACSITAFCIGTSYGKQLFPIVGATGTIAYRVGFSALILLLVFRPWRLSLTRADLFATMRYGVVLGLMNLSFYLAIRTIPLGLAIAIEFLGPLTVSLLYSRRPGQLAMVAMAAIGLALLLPLHESPHALDPAGVGFALMTGLCWGLYIVFGKKTTHLPGGQAVALGMATAALVVVPFGIVEAGATLLAPSLVLTGLVTAVLSSALPYSLEMIALKQIPANRFGVLMSLEPAAGAVAGGVLLGEILLPMQWLAVALVVAASAGSVLLGDAKADLPPAQ; encoded by the coding sequence ATGACCACGCTGTCCGTTTCTGCCCGTCCGCCTTCCACACTGTTGCTGCGGGCCGCCCCCTATGCGGCCCTTGCCTGTTCGATAACGGCATTCTGCATTGGCACGTCCTACGGCAAGCAACTGTTCCCGATCGTCGGCGCGACAGGCACGATCGCGTATCGCGTCGGCTTTTCCGCGCTGATCCTATTGCTGGTGTTCCGCCCCTGGCGCCTGTCGCTGACCCGTGCGGACCTGTTCGCAACGATGCGCTATGGTGTGGTTCTGGGGCTGATGAACCTCAGCTTCTACCTCGCCATCCGCACGATTCCCCTGGGCCTTGCCATCGCGATCGAGTTCCTCGGCCCCCTGACGGTATCACTCCTCTATTCGCGCCGCCCGGGACAACTGGCGATGGTGGCGATGGCCGCGATCGGACTGGCCCTGCTTCTGCCTTTACATGAATCGCCTCACGCGCTCGATCCGGCCGGGGTGGGCTTCGCGCTGATGACGGGCCTGTGCTGGGGGCTCTATATCGTGTTCGGCAAGAAAACGACGCATCTCCCGGGCGGCCAGGCTGTCGCGCTCGGCATGGCGACCGCGGCCCTGGTCGTCGTTCCGTTCGGCATCGTCGAGGCGGGCGCGACCCTGCTCGCCCCTTCGCTGGTCCTCACCGGTCTCGTCACCGCCGTGCTTTCCAGCGCCTTGCCCTATTCGCTCGAGATGATCGCGCTCAAGCAGATCCCAGCGAACCGGTTCGGCGTGCTCATGAGCCTTGAACCCGCCGCCGGCGCCGTGGCAGGCGGCGTGTTGCTGGGCGAAATTCTTCTGCCCATGCAGTGGCTGGCCGTGGCGCTCGTCGTTGCCGCTTCAGCGGGATCGGTACTGCTGGGCGATGCCAAGGCGGATCTGCCGCCGGCGCAGTAG